The Brassica oleracea var. oleracea cultivar TO1000 chromosome C6, BOL, whole genome shotgun sequence genome includes a region encoding these proteins:
- the LOC106300977 gene encoding signal recognition particle 54 kDa protein 3-like translates to MVLAELGGQIASALQKMSNVTIIDEKALNECLKEITRALLHSDVSFPLVREMQNNIKKIVNLEELAAGHNKRRIIEQAIFSELCKMLDPGKPAFSPKKAKPSVVMFVGLQGAGKTTTCTKYAYYHQKKGYKPALVCADTFRAGAFDQLKQNATKARIPFYGSYTESDPVKIAVEGVDTFKKENCDLIIVDTSGRHKQEATLFEEMRQVAEATKPDLVIFVMDSSIGQAAFDQAQAFKQSVAVGAVIITKMDGHAKGGGALSAVAATKSPVIFIGTGEHMDEFEVFDVKPFVSRLLGMGDWSGFVDKLQDVVPKNQQPELLEKLSQGTFTLRIMYDQFQNILNMGPLKEVFSMLPGGAADMMPKGHEKESQAKVKRYMTMMDSMTNEELDSSNPKVFNESRMMRIARGSGRLVREVMEMLEEYKRLAKIWSKMKGLKIPKSGDMSALSRNMNAQHMSKVLPPQMLKQIGGMGGLQSLMKQMGSGKDMMGMFGGKDK, encoded by the exons ATGGTTTTAGCGGAGCTGGGTGGGCAGATTGCCAGCGCCTTACAGAAGATGAGCAATGTGACGATTATCGACGAGAAGGCTCTGAATGAATGTTTGAAAGAGATCACTCGCGCCCTTCTCCACTCCGATGTTTCTTTCCCCCTTGTGAGGGAGATGCAGAACAACATCAAGAAGATCGTCAACCTCGAGGAGCTAGCAGCTGGCCACAACAAGCGACGGATCATTGAACAG GCGATCTTTAGTGAACTGTGTAAGATGTTGGATCCAGGGAAGCCTGCATTTTCACCCAAAAAGGCTAAACCTAGTGTAGTTATGTTCGTCGGGTTACAAG GTGCTGGTAAGACCACAACGTGTACCAAGTATGCTTATTACCATCAGAAGAAAGGGTACAAACCGGCTCTGGTGTGTGCCGATACTTTCAGGGCTGGTGCTTTCGATCAGCTCAAACAGAATGCCACCAAGGCTAGGATTCCCTTTTATGGAAG CTACACGGAATCTGATCCTGTGAAAATTGCTGTGGAGGGGGTTGATACGTTTAAGAAAGAAAACTGTGATCTTATTATTGTTGACACCAGTGGACGCCATAAACAAGAAGCTACTCTCTTTGAAGAAATGCGTCAAGTTGCTGAAGCGACG AAACCAGATCTTGTTATATTTGTCATGGACAGCAGTATTGGTCAAGCTGCATTTGACCAAGCTCAAGCATTTAAGCAAAGTGTTGCCGTGGGAGCTGTGATTATCACTAAGATGGATGGCCATGCTAAGGGTGGTGGTGCTCTTAGCGC TGTCGCAGCTACAAAGAGTCCTGTGATATTCATCGGAACAGGAGAGCATATGGATGAGTTTGAAGTGTTTGACGTCAAACCATTTGTCAGCCGTCTCTTAG GAATGGGTGATTGGTCTGGATTCGTGGATAAACTACAAGATGTGGTACCTAAAAATCAACAGCCTGAACTTCTGGAAAAGCTCTCTCAGGGTACCTTCACATTGAGAATTATGTACGACCAGTTCCAAAACATACTGAACATGGGCCCACTGAAGGAG GTTTTCTCAATGCTTCCTGGAGGTGCTGCTGATATGATGCCGAAAGGACATGAGAAAGAAAGCCAAGCCAAGGTAAAGCGATACATGACAATGATGGATTCTATGACAAACGAAG AACTGGACAGCTCGAACCCGAAGGTGTTTAACGAGTCAAGGATGATGAGGATAGCGAGAGGGTCAGGGAGGCTTGTAAGAGAAGTGATGGAGATGTTGGAAGAGTACAAGAGGCTAGCAAAGATATGGAGCAAGATGAAAGGGCTCAAGATCCCAAAGAGTGGAGACATGAGCGCACTCTCGAGAAACATGAACGCTCAGCACATGAGCAAGGTCCTCCCTCCTCAGATGCTCAAGCAGATTGGTGGCATGGGTGGTCTACAAAGTCTCATGAAACAGATGGGTTCCGGCAAGGATATGATGGGAATGTTCGGCGGCAAAGACAAGTAG
- the LOC106299667 gene encoding probable indole-3-pyruvate monooxygenase YUCCA10, with the protein METVVVIVGAGPAGLATSVCLNQHSIPNLILEKEDIYASLWKKRAYDRLKLHLAKNFCQLPFMPHGPDVPTFMPKEFFIDYLDAYVTRFDINPRYNRTVKFSMFDMSNNKWRVEAENTVTGAIEVYWSEFVVVATGENGERYIPEVKGLNNFCGEVVHSSMYKSGRDYKNKNVLVVGGGNSGMEISFDLNNYDANTAVLIRTPRHILTKVEVYVGMLLLKYFPVRMVDTLVMMMSKARLFIYGDPSKYGLIRPNQGPFATKFLTGRTPVIDVGTVRKIHEGKIQVINGGIRSIEGKTLTFENGLRQDFDVIVFATGYKSSVCNWLKNYEYVMRDDGFPKNPMPDHWKGEKNLYCAGFSRKGIAGAAQDAMSVAQDIKSILETARY; encoded by the exons ATGGAGACTGTAGTGGTGATTGTGGGAGCTGGACCAGCTGGTTTAGCAACATCAGTTTGTCTAAACCAACACTCAATCCCAAACTTGATCTTAGAGAAAGAAGACATATATGCATCACTTTGGAAGAAACGAGCCTACGACCGTCTCAAACTTCACTTAGCCAAAAACTTCTGTCAGCTGCCTTTCATGCCGCATGGTCCCGATGTTCCAACCTTCATGCCCAAAGAATTTTTCATCGATTACCTTGACGCTTATGTCACCCGTTTTGACATAAACCCTAGATATAACCGAACTGTGAAGTTCTCAATGTTTGACATGTCTAACAACAAGTGGAGGGTAGAGGCTGAAAACACAGTGACCGGAGCAATCGAAGTGTACTGGTCGGAGTTTGTCGTGGTCGCAACGGGAGAGAACGGTGAAAGATACATTCCTGAGGTAAAAGGACTTAATAATTTCTGTGGTGAGGTTGTGCATTCCAGTATGTACAAGTCCGGACGTGACTACAAAAATAAAAATGTTCTCGTAGTCGGGGGAGGAAACTCCGGGATGGAAATAAGCTTTGATCTAAATAACTACGATGCTAATACCGCCGTTCTCATTAGAACTCCG AGACATATATTGACCAAAGTGGAAGTATACGTGGGGATGTTACTGTTGAAATATTTCCCGGTGAGAATGGTTGACACATTAGTGATGATGATGTCTAAGGCAAGATTATTTATATACGGAGATCCCTCCAAGTACGGGCTCATCCGACCAAACCAAGGTCCGTTTGCCACAAAATTCTTGACCGGGAGAACTCCAGTCATTGATGTGGGGACTGTCCGAAAAATTCACGAAGGCAAGATTCAG GTTATCAATGGTGGCATAAGAAGCATCGAAGGCAAGACCTTGACGTTTGAAAATGGACTGAGACAAGATTTTGATGTCATTGTGTTTGCGACTGGTTACAAAAGCTCTGTTTGCAATTGGTTAAAG AACTATGAGTACGTGATGCGGGATGATGGCTTCCCCAAAAACCCAATGCCAGATCATTGGAAAGGAGAGAAAAATCTCTATTGTGCTGGATTTTCGCGGAAGGGAATCGCTGGAGCCGCTCAAGATGCGATGTCTGTCGCCCAAGACATCAAATCTATTTTGGAAACGGCCAGATATTAA